A single Chryseobacterium sp. DNA region contains:
- a CDS encoding META domain-containing protein translates to MKNLFYYLSALFLVVFLVACKAPAAQKTTDITGKTWKLTELNGQPIQLKNPKNNPYFKLTMDGMRYEGHAGCNGLGGTFEIKQDIMRIKFNQGMSTMMACEDLDIENQFTKALLSADNYSVNGNTLTLNKARMAPLAKFVLQ, encoded by the coding sequence ATGAAAAACCTATTTTATTATCTATCCGCTCTTTTTCTAGTTGTATTCCTTGTTGCCTGTAAAGCTCCTGCAGCGCAGAAAACTACAGATATTACAGGAAAGACATGGAAACTTACTGAACTTAACGGACAACCTATCCAGTTGAAAAATCCTAAAAACAATCCTTATTTCAAGCTTACTATGGATGGTATGAGATATGAGGGCCACGCAGGATGTAACGGACTAGGCGGTACATTTGAAATCAAGCAGGATATCATGAGAATTAAGTTCAATCAGGGAATGTCTACCATGATGGCTTGTGAAGACCTTGACATTGAAAATCAGTTTACCAAAGCTTTACTTTCTGCAGACAATTATTCTGTTAACGGAAACACTCTAACTTTAAATAAAGCAAGAATGGCTCCTTTAGCTAAATTTGTTCTTCAGTAA
- a CDS encoding SemiSWEET transporter, with the protein MNENLLGIIAGVLTSVSMIPQLIKVIREKNVEDISLLMLLVLISGLSLWVWYGFKKDELPIILSNAFAVVVNLSLLFCYMLYNKNNKP; encoded by the coding sequence ATGAATGAAAACCTGTTGGGTATTATTGCCGGTGTATTGACTTCTGTCTCCATGATTCCACAGCTTATCAAGGTGATCAGGGAAAAAAACGTAGAGGATATTTCTCTGCTTATGCTTTTGGTGCTTATTTCCGGACTTTCACTTTGGGTATGGTATGGTTTTAAAAAAGATGAGCTGCCCATTATTTTATCCAATGCATTTGCTGTTGTGGTCAATCTGAGCCTTCTATTTTGCTATATGCTCTATAATAAAAACAATAAACCATAA